One stretch of Streptomyces sp. R21 DNA includes these proteins:
- a CDS encoding anti-sigma factor, translated as MTSTTDTAGHPDVAEISDLTEGLLPPSRSTDVRQHLEDCDLCADVYESLEEIRGLLGTLPGPARMPDDVASRIDAALAAEALLNATAPVRASGADGDHATVSRETSTDGGWLSSAASDSMSASSTSSTSTERPSGHPRGATGPGRPHRVRRGRRRVALLGTAFTAAALGLGVLLLQTTGDDTPGKPTETSARQPGSKVTFSEEKLGTQVEDLLAKGKSTRSGTEKPWGIKSHDTGTESNGDNTLMTPAVKVPGCVQQGTNSSAAVLAAEKGTYKGTSVYLLVLPDESDGTRVTAYIVDASCTKQPSAGSGKLLLTRSYARS; from the coding sequence GTGACATCCACGACGGATACGGCCGGGCATCCGGACGTCGCGGAGATCTCCGACCTCACCGAGGGTCTCCTGCCGCCCTCCCGCTCCACCGACGTACGACAGCACCTCGAAGACTGCGATCTGTGTGCCGATGTGTACGAGTCTCTGGAGGAGATCCGGGGTCTGCTCGGCACGCTGCCGGGTCCGGCGCGCATGCCCGACGACGTGGCCAGTCGTATCGATGCCGCGCTGGCCGCGGAAGCTCTGCTGAATGCCACGGCGCCTGTCCGCGCATCCGGGGCGGACGGCGATCACGCGACGGTTTCACGTGAAACATCGACGGACGGGGGCTGGCTCTCGTCGGCCGCCTCGGACTCGATGTCCGCCTCTTCCACCTCTTCCACCTCGACAGAACGTCCCTCTGGACACCCTCGCGGCGCCACCGGCCCCGGCCGCCCTCATCGAGTACGCCGAGGACGCCGGCGCGTGGCCCTTCTCGGTACGGCGTTCACCGCGGCCGCTCTGGGGCTCGGCGTGCTCCTCCTGCAGACGACGGGCGACGACACCCCGGGCAAACCCACGGAGACGTCGGCGCGGCAGCCCGGCTCGAAGGTGACCTTCTCCGAGGAGAAGCTGGGGACCCAGGTCGAGGATCTCCTCGCCAAGGGAAAGAGCACCCGCAGCGGAACCGAGAAGCCCTGGGGCATCAAATCCCACGACACAGGGACCGAGTCCAACGGAGACAACACCCTGATGACGCCTGCCGTGAAGGTCCCCGGCTGCGTCCAGCAGGGGACCAACAGCAGCGCTGCGGTCCTTGCCGCCGAGAAGGGCACCTACAAGGGGACCAGCGTCTATCTCCTCGTGCTGCCCGACGAGTCCGACGGCACTCGGGTCACGGCCTATATCGTTGACGCCTCCTGCACGAAACAGCCGTCGGCAGGCTCCGGCAAGCTGCTGCTGACGCGCTCGTACGCCCGTTCCTGA
- a CDS encoding protein kinase family protein: MAERSTAAVDVADNSGDEPLTAKADQSTADGVAQNRERDTESSASEEAQGSGGAEGPGRTTPPELHSGHKLARRYRLEECVTRLDGFSSWRAVDEKLRRAVGVHLLPADHPRARSVLAAARSSALLGDPRFVQVLDAVEENDLVYVVHEWLPDATELTALLVSGPLEVHDAYQMVTQVSQAMTAAHREGLAHLRLTPGAVLRTSSGQWRIRGLAVNAALRGISSDTPQRTDTEAIGSLLYAALTQRWPYENDAYGLSGLPKGVGLIAPDQVRAGVHRGLSELAMRALANDGATASRQEPPCTTPEELGKAISEMPRIRPPEPVFTAPPEYQRTTYQQGTYGRQAPRPGVTQPLPTPPPPLQSRTGRVLKWAVSALLIAALGLGSWQLADALMDRSDKTDDTGNTKTTDGDDKNGNKAKPVKPLTIQGAQEYVAEGDPQHPGDVDKTYDSSTSTGWRTNSYKDGPKILIKPGVGIVYDLGSAQEVSAATLSLRYAGDHTTVELYATDSLSSSTPLSSMKRLGTATTRTTSAKVSVDKPVKSRYVLVWLTAMPQSGADSANYSDAGFKQAITDVKFTS; this comes from the coding sequence GTGGCGGAACGGAGCACGGCTGCCGTCGACGTGGCAGACAACAGCGGCGATGAGCCGCTGACCGCCAAGGCGGACCAGTCCACGGCCGACGGGGTGGCCCAGAACCGGGAGCGGGACACGGAGAGTTCGGCGAGCGAAGAGGCACAGGGGAGCGGCGGAGCCGAGGGGCCGGGGAGGACCACACCGCCCGAACTGCACAGCGGCCACAAGCTCGCCAGACGCTACCGCCTCGAAGAATGCGTCACCCGTCTGGACGGCTTCAGCAGTTGGCGCGCGGTGGACGAGAAACTCCGCCGTGCCGTCGGTGTGCATCTGCTGCCCGCCGACCACCCGCGGGCCCGCTCGGTACTGGCGGCGGCCCGTTCCTCCGCCCTGCTGGGCGACCCTCGCTTCGTGCAGGTTCTGGACGCGGTCGAGGAGAACGACCTCGTCTACGTGGTGCACGAGTGGCTGCCGGACGCCACGGAACTCACGGCGCTCCTGGTCTCGGGCCCGCTGGAGGTGCACGACGCCTACCAGATGGTCACCCAGGTCTCCCAGGCGATGACCGCCGCGCACCGCGAGGGCCTCGCGCACCTCCGGCTGACCCCCGGCGCCGTACTGCGGACGTCGTCCGGCCAGTGGCGCATCCGCGGGCTCGCAGTGAACGCCGCCCTGCGCGGCATCAGCTCCGACACCCCGCAGCGCACCGACACGGAAGCGATCGGCTCGCTCCTGTACGCCGCGCTCACGCAGCGCTGGCCGTACGAGAACGACGCCTACGGCCTGTCCGGGCTACCCAAGGGGGTCGGCCTCATCGCCCCCGACCAGGTGCGCGCCGGCGTCCACCGCGGCCTGTCGGAGCTCGCCATGCGCGCGCTCGCCAACGACGGCGCGACCGCCTCCCGCCAGGAACCGCCGTGCACCACACCGGAGGAGCTGGGCAAGGCGATCAGTGAGATGCCCCGCATCCGCCCGCCGGAGCCCGTGTTCACCGCACCGCCGGAGTACCAGCGCACCACCTACCAGCAGGGCACGTACGGCCGTCAGGCGCCGCGTCCCGGTGTCACCCAGCCCCTGCCCACTCCGCCGCCCCCGCTGCAGAGCCGTACCGGCAGGGTCCTCAAGTGGGCCGTCTCCGCGCTGCTCATCGCCGCGCTGGGCCTCGGCAGCTGGCAGCTCGCGGACGCGCTCATGGACCGCAGCGACAAGACCGACGACACGGGCAACACCAAGACGACGGACGGCGACGACAAGAACGGCAACAAGGCGAAGCCGGTCAAGCCCCTCACGATCCAGGGGGCTCAGGAGTACGTGGCCGAGGGCGACCCCCAGCATCCTGGCGACGTGGACAAGACGTATGACAGCAGCACGTCGACGGGATGGCGGACCAACAGCTACAAGGACGGTCCGAAGATACTGATCAAGCCCGGTGTCGGCATCGTCTACGACCTCGGCTCCGCCCAGGAGGTGTCGGCCGCGACGCTTTCCCTGCGGTACGCCGGCGATCACACGACGGTCGAGCTGTACGCGACCGACTCGCTGAGTTCGTCCACACCACTGAGCTCGATGAAGAGGCTCGGTACGGCGACGACCCGCACCACCTCCGCGAAGGTGTCGGTCGACAAGCCGGTGAAGAGTCGCTACGTGTTGGTCTGGCTGACAGCGATGCCGCAGTCCGGAGCCGATTCCGCCAACTACAGCGACGCTGGCTTCAAGCAGGCCATCACCGATGTGAAGTTCACCAGCTGA
- the sigM gene encoding RNA polymerase sigma factor SigM, translating to MADEADYGEASDQDLLTRHVEGDPEAFGELVRRHRDRLWAVALRTLGDREEAADAVQDALVSAYRAAHTFRGQSAVTTWLHRITVNACLDRARKAASRKTSPVDDAERLEQLLEPHESAAAPAERNDLHRELLKALGTLPPDQRAALVLVDMQGYPVAEAAQLLDVPTGTVKSRCARGRARLLPLLTHLRTDSGRSEDKKSGGGRNRTQGTSVPPAAGPQDAGPHDAGPSDSAAVKGGGGRA from the coding sequence ATGGCGGATGAAGCCGACTACGGCGAGGCAAGCGATCAGGACCTCCTCACCCGTCACGTGGAGGGCGATCCGGAGGCCTTCGGCGAGCTCGTGCGGCGTCATCGTGATCGGCTGTGGGCGGTGGCCCTGCGGACGCTGGGAGACCGCGAGGAGGCCGCTGACGCCGTTCAGGACGCCCTTGTCTCCGCCTACCGGGCCGCCCACACCTTCCGCGGCCAGTCGGCCGTCACGACCTGGCTGCACCGCATCACCGTGAACGCCTGCCTGGACCGCGCCCGCAAGGCCGCCTCCAGGAAGACCTCCCCCGTGGACGACGCCGAACGTCTTGAGCAGCTCCTCGAGCCGCACGAGTCGGCCGCGGCTCCGGCGGAGCGCAACGACCTGCACCGCGAGCTGCTGAAGGCCCTGGGCACCCTCCCGCCCGACCAGCGCGCGGCTCTTGTCCTGGTGGACATGCAGGGATACCCCGTGGCGGAAGCCGCACAGCTCCTCGACGTGCCCACCGGCACGGTGAAGAGCCGTTGCGCACGCGGAAGAGCCAGACTTCTCCCCTTGCTCACTCATCTCCGTACCGACAGCGGGAGAAGCGAGGACAAGAAGTCGGGCGGCGGAAGGAACCGGACGCAGGGGACATCCGTCCCACCGGCAGCGGGACCGCAGGATGCCGGTCCCCACGATGCAGGGCCAAGCGATTCAGCTGCTGTGAAGGGCGGAGGTGGGCGAGCGTGA
- the trxB gene encoding thioredoxin-disulfide reductase has protein sequence MSDVRNVIIIGSGPAGYTAALYTARASLKPLVFEGAVTAGGALMNTTEVENFPGFQDGVMGPELMDNMRAQAERFGAELVPDDVVAVDLTGEIKTVTDTAGTVHRAKAVIVTTGSQHRKLGLPNEDALSGRGVSWCATCDGFFFKDQDIAVIGGGDTAMEEATFLSRFAKSVTIVHRRDTLRASKAMQERAFADPKIKFVWDSEVAEIEGDPKLSGLKLRNLKTGEISELPVTGLFIAIGHDPRTELFKGQLDLDDEGYLKVNAPSTRTNLTGVFGAGDVVDHTYRQAITAAGTGCSAALDAERFLAALADGEAAAEPEKTTV, from the coding sequence GTGAGCGACGTCCGAAACGTGATCATCATCGGCTCCGGGCCCGCCGGCTACACGGCGGCGCTCTACACCGCGCGCGCGTCGCTGAAGCCGCTGGTGTTCGAGGGCGCCGTCACCGCAGGCGGCGCGCTGATGAACACCACCGAGGTGGAGAACTTCCCCGGCTTCCAGGACGGCGTCATGGGCCCCGAGCTCATGGACAACATGCGCGCCCAGGCCGAGCGCTTCGGCGCCGAGCTGGTCCCGGACGATGTCGTCGCCGTCGACCTGACGGGTGAGATCAAGACCGTCACGGACACCGCGGGCACAGTGCACCGTGCCAAGGCCGTCATCGTCACGACGGGCTCGCAGCACCGCAAGCTGGGTCTGCCGAACGAGGACGCGCTCTCCGGCCGCGGTGTCTCGTGGTGTGCCACCTGTGACGGCTTCTTCTTCAAGGACCAGGACATCGCCGTCATCGGCGGTGGCGACACCGCGATGGAGGAGGCGACCTTCCTCTCGCGATTCGCCAAGTCCGTGACGATCGTGCACCGCCGCGACACCCTCCGGGCGTCCAAGGCGATGCAGGAGCGCGCGTTCGCCGACCCGAAGATCAAGTTCGTCTGGGACAGCGAGGTCGCCGAGATCGAGGGCGACCCGAAGCTCTCTGGTCTGAAGCTGCGCAACCTCAAGACGGGCGAGATCTCCGAGCTGCCGGTGACGGGTCTGTTCATCGCGATCGGCCACGACCCGCGCACGGAGCTCTTCAAGGGCCAGCTCGACCTGGACGACGAGGGCTACCTCAAGGTCAACGCGCCCTCGACCCGGACGAACCTGACCGGTGTCTTCGGCGCCGGTGACGTCGTCGACCACACATACCGCCAGGCGATCACGGCGGCCGGTACCGGCTGTTCCGCTGCCCTGGACGCCGAGCGCTTCCTGGCCGCTCTCGCGGACGGTGAGGCCGCCGCAGAGCCCGAGAAGACCACCGTCTGA